The segment tcaCGTGAtcctgtccaccttggcctcccaaagtgctgggattacaggtatgagccaccttgcttggccttttgccttccaccatgattgtgaggcctcctcagccatatggaactgtgagtccattaaacctccttttccttataaattaccgggtctcgggtatgtctttattagcagcatgagaacagattaatatagaccctgtctctatttaaaaacaaatcaggtTATTTAGCATAATAAAAGGGGTGTTGAAATTTTTAAGCAGGTATGGCAAAAGAGATCCTATTACAAGTGCTCTTACCTCGGGTCTGATGAGCTTCAGAAATGGGGAAACAtctttgaaattataaattatgtcccTTTTGCTTGGGAATGGATCAAAAGCTTTCCTCAGATTCTCaacaagatataaaaattaaaaaataaatccctgctcaattaaaaatgatgaaaaagagCTATTACTACTTAATTTCAATCTTTAATCCATATTTAGATAAGTTAGTGGctaaatttgtttctattttatcctTTCGAAAACCCTAATACTACTTATCATCTGCATCTAAAAGAATTTACAATAATTTGGGTTCTCAGCTTTTCAGACTACAGGGacataaatacaaaagataatgTCATTCTAAATCTTACAGATGGTAGTCTGACAAATGACATTATATTACGCGTTTGCTAAAATGTGTGGATTAATTGGAAAACTAGACAATTATGTTGTCATGAAGGGATTTCAGCACTGCTAGTTGTATCATTCACTGCAgtgatccccaacctttttggcaccagggaccagtttccaTGACTAGGGGTATGGGgatagtttcaggatgaaaccgttccacctcagatcatcaggcattaattAGATTCTCATTAGGAACATGTAACATAGATCCCTTGCAcatgcagttcacaatagagtttacgctcctatgagaatctaatgccactgctgatctaaTAGGAGGCAGAGCTAATGCTCGCTTGCCTGCAGCTCACTGTGTgagcccagttcctaacaagcCACAGACCGGTACAGGTCTGcagcctgggggctggggacccctgatTAACTGCACACACAAAAGTTTTATACATTTAGTGGAATCACTGAAGTAAGAATTCAGGAAGCATAAGTTCTGGtaccagttttatttataattaaccACATACAAATCACTTTTCTACAAAATAATGGTTAACATCTATTCCTTAATTCACAGAAATATCACAAAACCAAAATCCTTCCCACGATATACTACTATTTAGTCTAAGCTTTAATTCAAAGGTTGAGAATGACGAATTGGAGAATGTCTTTCATACATAAATTGCTTTCCTTAATTCTGCAGATGGGTAATCTGTTTGAGATTAGCACTGTCATGTTTCAACCTTAGAGAACAAAAAGCTATCAACAAGATAATGGTAAAGAAAATGCTAGCCAAAAAATAACACTATTGAGAAATAGGCGCATATTAAGTTCAATACTTATAACATCTCTGATGTCAAATGACCAAAATTTAGCCTTAGGGCACTAAAGCACATTTGCCCTTTTGAAGCACATAGTAGTACGGcacattttatttcactaaaaGTGATGTTAAACATGAATGTCTTGTAGACTATTTAAAGAGCCAGTCAATGGCTAAAAAAAACTATTGTTTTTTGTTATAACTCTTTTTGTGTCTCCCTCTTCCATTCTCATCTTAGGATATTTCACTCAAAAATTTAGTTACCCACCCCAAACACATTTCTCTCCCTTCTGCCAGGGTGTAACAAATATTAACATTCTGTCACTAGAAAATAAACACTGAAGAGGAATTAGCGTGTTAATGAACAAAGATTAAGGAAGGTAATActaacagaataaaggaaaatgtagacCATAAGCATCTGGTCATTTATCATGTACATGTATCATGTCAAGCATTATATATTAAATCTTCAAGAGGTAAGTACTTTTGTTTTAGTGTGTTTAACAATGTCAGTTTCGTGGGATGTAGTCTCTGTTCCTGGACTTTCTCTTACATTATggtaacagaaaaacaaagactgGAGCACGGTttacagagaaatacaaaacacaTACAAACATCATAATAAAATAGCCATTTATATCACTATTAgagaaatattttagagaaaacataCTTTCACCAGTGGCCTCAAATGCCATCATCCACTTATGTTCTTTAACTatcaactttgtttttctaagagatgggatcttgctctgctgccaaagctggagtgcagagatgtGATCATAGCTGCAGCCccgaactcccagactcaagtgatcctacattcaagtgatcctcccaaacagctgggactacagacttggACCACCATTCCCagacaaattttttatttttgtagagatggggttttgctatgttgcccaggctgctctcaaactcctgggctgaagcaatcctgccatctcagccccctgagttgctaggattacaggcatgagccactacacccagcaacTGTCAACTTGTAATACAAAAATACCTTCAAGCTGATAATCAAGAACATTTAGTGACTTTAAAAAGCTGACAGAGTATTTCCATGCTACACAAAACAGTTCTATACACAGCTTTATAGTTTTAAAGTTCTTTGCTGGCACTTGACTTTATAGTTAACACAATGACTACTGATATCAACGAAATTCTGTTTTTagcttatatatattttcaaaatcagtATTACCTCACACAACAGTAAAGAAATATCACTTCTGCTGAAGAATCCTCTAAGATGAACACCAAAACTGTGCAGCTAAAACATATTGAGAATCACATACATTTTTAAGGCAATAGATAAAAATTTATACAATCCAGTGAAATTTATACATGTCCAGCGAAAAAAGGATTATTCCTCTGATTAAATGAAGCATGTATCAGGTTTAGATCAACAATACAAATCTACAAAGCaagttacttcttttttaaagttttttgatgATTTGGTGACACAAccagaatataattttttagatGAAAATTGGTCGCTTTGCAAATCTGCATCCTAAATTCCAAAATTAAAACGAAACTTCTTTTCAAACAGCAGAATCCTGGTTTGTTGTTTTTACTGTCAATGAGCTTATAGCTATTCTCtgtattattataaatgaaatcaccATTCAGTCACCCTAacacacatatacttttttttgacacggagtcttgctctgtcacccaggctggagtgcagtggcccaatctcggttCTCTCTagcctctgactcccgggttccagcaattctcctgccttggcctcctgggtagctgggattacaggcacacgacaccaggcccagctaatttttgtatgtttagtagagatggggtttcaccatgttggccaggctggttttgaactcgtgacctcaggtgatccacctgcctcggcctcccaaagtgctgggattacagacgtgagccaccacgcccggcctgcatttttttcttcatagaagaaaacaaaagtaaaacttcCCAAATTATGTTTAACTTATAACACATTTTGCAAAGACCCCTTAGGTTAACCATTTTGGAAATCTACATTGTTCCGAAGAAAAAGATAAGCTTTCAAAACACTATCTAGCAATTCCTAATCATTTTTCTATCATAAAAGTGCTTGTGGCAGTAAACAGAATGTAAAATTTATCAAAAGACTAAATTAGTGTCATGAAACATAAACATactaaataatcaaataaatactGGACCCTTAGCacagaaaattattaaaaggtTGATCTGAGTGTTAAAATTTGTAATATTAAATTACCTTCGTatttcaaatattactttttctaaaCCAAACCAGCAGCTAAtcaacttttcctttcctttaggaACAAAAAggatatttaagatattttccaaaacagtaaaaacaacTTAGTGTTTCAATTCAGTTACAACAAACCCTGCTTATCCTGTGCATTTCACTGAGGCGCTACACGCACCCAAAAATCATCATCAGAAAGAGAACTTGAACTTCCTGACTCAGAGTCTGGCTCACTGAATCCACCTAAGTCCCATTCAGTGCTAGACTCACttggtatttcttcttcttcagtgAGAAAACTCTGACCAGGTTCAAGGCAGGAAGGATAAACACGAGCAGAGAGGCAAAAAAAGTTAGAATCAAACTGCAAGAGGCCTAATGTGGTACCTATATTAATCCATTGGTCTCCCCTAATATCATATTCATACACAGTCACCCGGTTCTTTTTCCATTGTGGGGTGCGAGAGGTGATGAGCAACAATTTTTGGCCATGCTTGATAATCCGGTAGTTGTTGGTCTCTGAGACcaacggaatattattcattTGCCTCCATTCTGCCCTAACTGGGTTGTAGACCTTCATGACTGGGATGTCACAGATACAGTAGATCTCCTCATTGAAGACGCACGCTTCCTGAAAGTCATTGCGCTTCAGAGAAACGCACTTCAACCACATATTATGGCTAGGATCATAACAGAACATGCGCTTACTGTTGAGAGCATAGAGATAGTCCCGAATTACCATTAGgtcaaaggataaaaaagaatGGGGCAGTGGAGCCACCAATGCCCACTGGTTTCTCTTAACATTGTAGCATTCCACTTCCTTCAACTTAACTCCAGTAATAGGGTCTCGCCCCCCCAAAATGTAGATGTAGCCATTGAGATATGCCACATCCATGCCCTCACGACACAGCAAGCGATCTGCAAGTTGCTGCCAACTGTTCTGAGCTGGTTTATACACCCAGAGGTCTGTCCTGGGCTGGGCAGCTAGATAGATGTCATGGTCAGGAGAGATACAGACAGCTAAGGTGGTGACAGTCCTAGTGTGAGCCAGACAGGTCAAAGGTGACGGCACTTTGTAAAGGTCCCCCGAGTATGGATCACAGCAGAGAAAGGGATCTCTGGGGTGTCCAAAGAAGATCACCATCTCCTTGGCACACATACCCAGTCTCTGGGGTGGATTTTCTGCTGCAGATACAAGAGagttgctgctgctactgctgctgctgctgtttggcACTGGCACCAGAGACTTGTACAACAGGTCACCATAGCGCATCTGCAGGGCCCCTTCAATAACGTCCAGGCAGTACTTCTTCACGATGGGCTTGGTCAGCAGCCCTTCTAAGTAGTCCTGATCTTCTTCAGTGAAGTGCATCCAGCGCACGCACTTGAAGACTTCCGCAGCACTGGGACCCCGCTCTTTGGGAGCAGCCTCCAGCCACTGCACTGCCACGTGGCACACTGTCTGCTCACTCTCCACGTCCAGACTATCCAAGCGCAGGACAGCCAGCAGCTGGGCCAGGGTCAGATCTGCTAGAGTCTCCTCCCGAATTGAACCCATGTGGCTGAGCTGCTTGAAGTTCTGAGCTATATAGGACTGGGCCTGGGATCGCAGCTTGCGATGGCCAAAGGCGTCTGCAAACTTGAGGATGGCGGTGCAGTTGGTCAGGTCAAGACGTCGGGCTAAGAAGGAGGCACAGGCTTCCCGCACATACTCCAGTTGCAGCATGTCGGAGGCCGCGTACAGGCGCTCCACGTTGGCCTCGCTGAGAGACACACGACCCGTGTAGCAGTAGTCGACCAACACCTCGAAGGACTCGGCGTCCACATCGTGCATGGTCACGCTAGTCTGCTGGCTCTCGTACATGCCACCTGTGAACATGCTCTTGAAGTAGGGACACGCGGCGGCCAGCACATTGCGGTTGCAGGGGAAGAGGCGACCCGTGCCAGGCCCGCTGCCAGGCGTCACCACCTCGATGGTCACATCACACAGCTGCCGCGCATCGTAGAAGGACTTGAGCTGTGCCAGCAGGGCTGCAGAATGGGCCGTGTCCTTTAATTCCTCTGGACCCGTGAAAAAGGCCGAAACCGTGGGTTTGTGAATCTTCTTGGGCCGCTTCCCACCACGGGGACTGGCGAGGCGGCGAGAGCGCGGGGCGTCTTCCCGGGACTGCATGGTGGAGATGGCGACGGGCGCTGATGGCGAGAAAGGCTGCAGGACCCGGCTCTGGCTCCTCCTCAACCTTCCCTCGCTGACGCTAAGATAGCAGCGTCTCCCAAGAGACCGCAGCACGAGCCCATTTACTGAATTCAGCCCTACCCTGCGGAGCCGCCTCCCTTTATCGTTTAGACAGTAGCTGACTCACCCTCTCTCACTCCCGCGTCCTTTCTCCGCGTCTGCTCGCCTTCACAGGACCCGCTGGCTTGGAGCCGTAGAAGCCGCTACTGCCGCGTGGGCGACAATACTAGGGCCCAGGAGAACTACCGCTCCCAGGTTGCCTTTCgcgccccgagggctgctgggcCTCTCGGACTCCCAGGCCGATACCGAGGGAAAGAATCCGCTTTGCATGTTGGGAGTAGTAGTTTGTGTAATATCGCGATCCTTCTCTGGTGTTCCTTGTTTTTTAACTGACGACACTCGAGAGCGCCAGTTTTCCTAGATTCGATTTTGTGGTTTGGAACTTTGGTTTTGGAATCCACAGTAGTCGCCTCGTTCTAGTATGTATTGTTCGACTTGTCTCTTtgaattgtttcttcttttgtaaaatgtgaaCAGTAGTATTTCATAGGAttgtgtgaagattaaatgagttggtTATAGGACGCTGTTAATATTTGTTGGTTTGTAGAATAATTACTCAGTTCTTAGAATATGAAGGTTCGACAAGTTTTCTTCCAGcctttatatatatagaaaaaaaaggaagcatcaCTAATTTGAAATTATGAGCCtgtaggaaaacaaaaaacagccccCGAAAACAGAAAACCTTGCAAATTGCAGCAGAGATCCCtttttaggggtgtgtgtgtgtgtgtgtgtgtgtgtgtgtgtgtaaaaattagattttatttttaggtttacaGACAAATTGAGCAGCAGGGACAGGGAACTTCCATATATCTCTCCCCGCTTCACAGTTCCCTTATTATTATTAACACCTTGTATTAGTGTATGCATCCAGTagaagtgaattttttttattttttttttttactcactaTGCCTCTCCCTGAtaccaaaaattaactcagggtTTGTAGGATTGGTTGGCTGTTGCTGGAATTAGATCCCTGGTTTTTTCACAATTGCCTGTCCTTACTTGCCATGACTAAAAGGAAACCACCTCCAATCACCTTACTTTGAGACTTTCCTTCCATATCTGCATTTCAAAATCTGAAGTCCTCTCTAGCCACTTTTCCCACTTGGTCTCTCCAATATTCAGTACCCCTTTCCCTTTTTTACATAAAAGAAGAGACATGCTTTAGGGGTCCTCACCCCAAAACACAAGGGAAGCCAGAGGCCTGGTTGGTAATTTAGCATCCTTTTAGACCCAGaggctcaagcatttctccccTTGCTTGTATGAAGTTGCTGCTCCATCAGAACTGACTTTATTTTTAGTCATTCACTCAACCTTTACTTACCCATGTAGTTCAGATATTAGAAGTCACTGAGAACACCTAACACGTTTCCACTTTGGACTCACCTCCTGTGAAACCCTGCCACTGTCTTCCTCTCACATCACTGTCCACTGTAGTCAAAACAATCAGGCCACTTTTCTTCCCATTCCCTGTGAAGGACAACCTTGTGACTATATCACCGTCACACAGTCATTCACATTTCCTCACTCTGACATCACCAGAACTCCTCTCAGAGACCTTGATATCACCTTCTTTGTAGATGGTTCTTACTTCAGGAGTACAAATGGGGAATTTTAAGCAGGATACACTATTGCAGATTTTCAACAGCCTGTTAAGTTGAAATCTCCACCTAAGTTAACGTGGCCCAAATCATTGGATTCTTAAGCACTCACCCAAACTTGCATGTTAGCACAAGATAAGGGAACtaacatttatacagacagcCAGTTTACTTTTGGAATTGTACATGATTTTGGTATGCTatggaaagaaagaggtttatgaCAACTGAGGAGTACCGATCAGAACCCAACTCACTAAcctatttacatcttttt is part of the Macaca thibetana thibetana isolate TM-01 chromosome 17, ASM2454274v1, whole genome shotgun sequence genome and harbors:
- the LOC126940334 gene encoding kelch repeat and BTB domain-containing protein 6 — protein: MQSREDAPRSRRLASPRGGKRPKKIHKPTVSAFFTGPEELKDTAHSAALLAQLKSFYDARQLCDVTIEVVTPGSGPGTGRLFPCNRNVLAAACPYFKSMFTGGMYESQQTSVTMHDVDAESFEVLVDYCYTGRVSLSEANVERLYAASDMLQLEYVREACASFLARRLDLTNCTAILKFADAFGHRKLRSQAQSYIAQNFKQLSHMGSIREETLADLTLAQLLAVLRLDSLDVESEQTVCHVAVQWLEAAPKERGPSAAEVFKCVRWMHFTEEDQDYLEGLLTKPIVKKYCLDVIEGALQMRYGDLLYKSLVPVPNSSSSSSSSNSLVSAAENPPQRLGMCAKEMVIFFGHPRDPFLCCDPYSGDLYKVPSPLTCLAHTRTVTTLAVCISPDHDIYLAAQPRTDLWVYKPAQNSWQQLADRLLCREGMDVAYLNGYIYILGGRDPITGVKLKEVECYNVKRNQWALVAPLPHSFLSFDLMVIRDYLYALNSKRMFCYDPSHNMWLKCVSLKRNDFQEACVFNEEIYCICDIPVMKVYNPVRAEWRQMNNIPLVSETNNYRIIKHGQKLLLITSRTPQWKKNRVTVYEYDIRGDQWINIGTTLGLLQFDSNFFCLSARVYPSCLEPGQSFLTEEEEIPSESSTEWDLGGFSEPDSESGSSSSLSDDDFWVRVAPQ